The Carassius carassius chromosome 5, fCarCar2.1, whole genome shotgun sequence DNA window AATttatataataagaaatgtgcACAATTTCAATGTGACGAAGTAAATGAGTGTCACTGATCAGGTGACtctttgttcaaatgtttttacaCTGAAGCTCAAGATGCTCTTTGAAACAGCTCAAACCATGCTGTTGAACATGAACATGACAGACAAAGCAAATGCTAAcaatatttatactttaaaatggGTCACAGAAACTACAAATTGGTTAAAACACAGGGTAGAAGCTGGAAAATTGTGGCAGCATCTAAAATACACATTTCCCTATTAAACACTGTACAAATTCCCAGAAATTGACGTTATAATCCAGTTCTGTGGTGCTTTCTATCAGTTTTGGAGCTGAACAGCATTCATCCTCATTCACTTTCACTGCATGAgagagagcagcatgaacattttttaaacatcttcttttgtgtttcacagaagaaagaaagtcatacaggtttggaaggacgTGAGGGTGAGGACACATTGTTCACCGATAAGTAAACCAGTTCAAGAACCTGTAAAGCACAAATGTGCAGTACCTGCACAGCAGATCCCATCATGCACCTCTCTGTCTTCAGCGCTGCACGAGAGGAAGCTGAAGGCGAAGAGCTCCTCCAGTCGCGCCGGCGGTCGAACAACTGCACTCATCCTCCTCAGCCAATCCTGACACTGCTCCGCCGACAGGAAGTTACACCTGAACACAGACCCTGCAGGTTACCATCTACTTCCTGATAGACGTGTTATTATGCTTCATCAGTGCACGTTATAATGGAAGCCTATTTCCATCCTgggataaagaaataaaaacgtAATTGTGACATCTTGTCTCACAATTCAGGCATTCTGAAAAATAAACTTAAGCTTAtttaattctgagaagaaaagtttAAATTGTGAGGTAAAATTACCTTTGTATTTAcctttgtggagaaaaagaaaaaaaatgaattgcacGATGTAGAAATCagtgagaaaagtcagaattctaaaaataaataaataaatgcataaattaaaaaagtcagattttttttttagatatagttgcaattacgtttttatttatattttcccatGGTGGAATCAAAAAAGCGAAATTGGGAGAATTGTGAGGAAGTTATAGAGAAAGCATAAATGcaaaattgtgtgatataaacttctATAGTTTGACTTtttggttttgaaaaaaaaattgttagcttTCTTCTTGCATTTCTGACTCTTTTTAAGATTTAAACGTACAGTTGTGAGATGTCAGATCTATTAGATTttagaaagtttttattttttatttatatatatatatatatataatcttttaatCTGGTGAAAAGTCAGACTTGCAAGTTCATGTgtgaattgtgagatgaaaactTGTTTTGTGGAGAAAACCGTCTTCTGTACATTATTCCAAAGGAAGAGAGTTTGGTCTAATGCACAGTGCAGCACTGAGGACACTGTGTACATACAGCACTCAGACGCAGCGGGGACACATTTGTTAGTCAAAGCAGTGCTGTTACACAGACGTACCTGATGAGCTTACAGTCTTTACAGGTGAGCTGCATCTGTGTCAGATCTGCACACTCCACACTTTCAATCAGCTGCAGAGGAACctgaacacaccacacacacacacagtgctcctGAGATGCTACTATAACAGTGTGCTgcagtttttatttgaatattttaccttttcatgtgttttttgtcatttgtattatttttcattatgtaaaaaattataaagtttttatttttttattctaattttagttatttataaCACTGTTatactaaattaaaattagattttcttttgtcatttaaaaaaaaattattatatatatgtatatatatatatttaataatactttatttatagggttatttatatattaacatttatatattatttatatttatttataaatatttttatatttgatttctgtcaatgttttttgttcaagtaacatttttttaaatgattgcttTAATTTCAGTTTCACTAGTATCGATTTGAATTGGCTGACCTTCCTGTGGTCTAAAACACCATTCGCTCATAATCAAACATAATGAATCAGATGAGAGCCGCAGCTGCTTTATGAACCGTTATGATGCTTTCATGCTGATTTTAATGATCTTTATTTCCGTTTCAGTGCAAAAGAGCCTTCATTGTGCTCCGCAGAAGAACGCAAgcctacatgagggtgagtaaataatgacataactTTCATTTTTGCTGTGAACTAGTTCTTAAAAtcatgaaatgtatttaaataatgctGTTTGTAACATCCATGCAATTAAAAGTCTCTGAGCTGCGACAGGATTACATTTCATTACAACTGGGAACAATTACAAACTATGTGACTAATTAAAACAGGTACTAATTAGGCTTCAGATATAACTGAGCATGACTAAACTGTGAACAAATAATTGTACTGTATTATATGCGAAGATTATATCAGGCACGGAGTCTGTGtatctgattattattatcagaATGAGACTCCGCCCACaggctcttctgattggctgtggtcTGTGATTGTGAACCAGTCTTCTGGTTCTAGATGAGACATTCTCTGGAGTCTGagatctggtgtgtgtgtgtgtgtgtgtgtgtgtgtgtgtgtgtgtgtgtgtgtgtgtgtgtgtgtgtgtgtgtgtgtgtgtgtgtgtgagagagggaaacACTCACGTTGATGACGCTCTCCTGTAGTCTGACGTGAAGGCGGTAGCTGGTTAAGGCAATGATGGACTCCTCTGCTTTCTCCATACGCTCCACACACTCGCCCTGCAGCAGCGGGAACGGGACctgcgtcacacacacacacacacacacacacacacacacgtttgtttttgtgtaaagtgggttcatcccataggtgtaatggtttttatactgtacaaactgtatattctatggccctacaccaaccctacacctaaccctaaccctcacaggaaactttgtgcatttttactttctcaaaaaaactcattctgtatgatttataagcgttttgaaaaatggggacatgggttatgtcctcataagtcactctctccttgtaatacctgtgtcatacccatgtcattatacagagttgtgtcctgatatgacacaaaaacaagagcacacacacacacacacacacacacactcacacacacacacacactcacacacacacacacacacacacactccactcacacacacacacacacacactcacacacactcacacacacacactcacacacacacacacacacacacacacgcacacacacacacacacacacacgcacacacacacacacacacacatacatacacactcactcacacacacacacacacacacacacacacacacacacacacacacacacacacactcactcactcacacacacacacacactcacactcacacacaaacacacacatactcccacacacacacacacacacacactccactcactcacacacactcactcactcactcactcacacacgcacacacacacacgcacgcacacgcacacacacgcacacacacacacacactccactcccacacacacacacacacactccactccacacacacacacacacacacacactcactcacacacacacacacacacacacgcacacacactccactcccacacacacacacacacacacacacacacacacacacacacacacacactccactcacacacacacgcacgcacgcacgcacgcacacacacacacacacactccactcacacacacacacactccacacacacactccactcactcactcacacacacacactccactcactcacacacacacacacacactccactcactcacacacactcacacacacacacacacgcacacacacaccactcccacacacacacacacacacacacacacacacactccactcacacacacacacgcacacactcacacacacgcacacatgcacacacactcacacacgcacacacacacacacacacacacacacacacacgcacgcacgcacacacacacacacacacacacactccactcacacacacacacacacacacactccactaacacacacacacacacacacacacacacacacacacactccactcacacatttattgttttattaaacaatatttattattaattttctgGAAATTCCgtattgtttgtatgtatgtatacataaattCTGTGCTATTTAATCTTTTctgatttaatacaaatgtatttatgatTGCATGAAATGAACAAAATTTACCTTTAACCAACAACATTTAttgatctttaaaaaaatgaaaattgaactcataatttcacattcataatgtaagttctgtttttatgactcatTTCCCACACAGCAGAAATCAACTCTATGTTACCAACAAAAACTACTCTAAAAGGGGCTTAATGAATGTTGAAACCATAGTGTCTCAGACTTAAAAGCAGCATAACAACAGAGTAGGACAGAAATATTATTCTTATGATTATGATTAAGCGCTGTGATACCTGCTCGTCCTCCGAACGCTGCTGCTCCTCTTCAACCTTCAAAACACAAGCGTGGAGTTTAAGAGCAGGATAAtctttttttcattacatttacattcaatcaTTCATCAGACGCTTTTTTCCAAAGTGCCTTACGAATGAAGACAACAGAACTCCAGCTTCTAGAGGCACTGTGTTTAGATACAGAGGTCAGAGCCAGTTAAtgttaacagttaacattaaTGCAGCAGTGACGCGAGAGCAGAGTAAGTGCATGTAAAGCAGGGTTGGAGGTCTTACCATGACCCTTGAGAGGATCTCAGTCCCACAGACAGCAAACACTCGACCCACCTGAGAGACATCAGTACAATCACTCAGTTTAACACATGCTTCAATACACTTGGGTTCTAGGCTCTAGGGTTTGTTTTAGATTAGAGGTTTACTCACGCTTTAGTttgatttgctattaaaatcagTATTGGTCCCGATCTCCCTTTACTTCACAAACAGTGCCATAATCAATCACACGTTTCATAATCATGCCGATCGTTTCAGAGCAGATCAATACAGCTATACTGATGCTATACTCGTTTGAATTCATCCCCTGATACAGGCACTTCAGAGATTCAACACCAACACCATTAAGAGTATTTTATGACAATGAATCAAAATCACATGTAATGACTGTAAAATATAAACCAGGGttattaaaactgaaactaaaaagtaagccactaaaacattttcattacttgaaataaatgttaactgaaaatctgttaaaatattaaaacattttatttcagagtttctcattttcatttagtttgtctctatgcacagaaaaaaaactgaaattcataaaatctatatagaaatatatacagaCAGCTCAATCCTGCAGaaaaagaaggagaaaaaaatgactgaaactaatgtaaaattaaatagaaGATATAAACaaactcaaatataaatataaagataaaaagtcaaaatataatagaaaaactataatagtacctCAGTGGTACTAATATAacagtattatataaaataaaattattgtatacAATTGTgctctatttataattttttgcattgcattaatCAAAATGAGTTTTATATTACAGTAATGACTTTTTTATTCATATACAGTAATGTCAATGATTCAAAAATGTTCCTTTAAGGgcatcattttctttatgcatatatatatatatattatttttatgggGGTGAAATGTGCACCTGACACAGAGATTTATGAATGATTTTACAGGTGTCATGTAAGGTCTTGTCCTCCACAGAGACTAAATAACTGCAATATCTCTTATCTTAtcttaagaaaaataaaaccaaagtGTGGGACAGGATTTTCATGAATTCAATCCAGGTGAAATAAAACTGCATGAAAGCATTAGATTCCTCTTATGTCTCATCAATATCATCACATAGATAAGATCATTTCACTGTGTGTCGATGCATCAGAAAACACATTCAGCTGGTGAATCCTAAACCATGCAGAAACAAATCTGTGTCTGTAACACACATGCACTAACATGCACACATTCCACACACTGCATTTCTGACACGTGATGTTATAATGAAGATTACAGACCTGATTCTGGATCTGGATCTGGATCGGTCTGTGTGTGTCGAGACGGCGctcggagaaagaaagaaagtctgcAATAGATGACAGGTACAAAAAAAGACTGAGTTAAACATTAAAACCCAAATTAAACATGCAACATAATCAGATCATGTGACAATGTAGCACACTAACATAGTAGA harbors:
- the LOC132140163 gene encoding myotubularin-related protein 3-like, with amino-acid sequence MTWRRHMTVAAQLRGKRHGGVERITLNVYIPFTVSILILPRFYLNGTRLLRRTREADFLSFSERRLDTHRPIQIQIQNQVGRVFAVCGTEILSRVMVEEEQQRSEDEQVPFPLLQGECVERMEKAEESIIALTSYRLHVRLQESVINVPLQLIESVECADLTQMQLTCKDCKLIRCNFLSAEQCQDWLRRMSAVVRPPARLEELFAFSFLSCSAEDREVHDGICCAGTAHLCFTGS